A genomic region of Papaver somniferum cultivar HN1 chromosome 7, ASM357369v1, whole genome shotgun sequence contains the following coding sequences:
- the LOC113294507 gene encoding NDR1/HIN1-like protein 3, which translates to MATTKSSTLQGCSARITSPLCIEDAFDTLRGREKSQACPEETTSETKENRDWALIIAVHPDDHQRFFLCTIAKQSELNGAYYGPSIPPQQSYHSHGRGSSDCGICCFPCCILKMIFQIIFFLLIVLGLAALVVWLILRPINPLKVHVEEVSLTQFNVTDNNILHYNLGVTINLRNPNKKIGVYYDEIEARAFYDGQRFDSITITPFYQGHKNTTILKPVFKGQRLLPNVHGEYNKDKTEGKFDIEVKLYLKMRFKAGVVKTLKFKPKIMCEFEVPLGSESNPGVGFTAEKCEFGYRF; encoded by the exons ATGGCCACAACaaagtcatctactcttcaagggtgcagcgcaagaataacATCACCTCTATGTATAGAAGACGCCTTTGACACTCTACGAGGCCGCGAAAAATCCCAAGCCTGcccagaggaaacaacttcagaaactaaagaaaatcgTGACTGGGCACTGATCattgcagtccatcccgacgaccatcaaagattc TTTTTGTGCACAATAGCAAAGCAATCCGAGTTGAACGGTGCATATTACGGTCCATCAATTCCACCACAACAATCATATCACAGTCATGGCCGTGGAAGTAGCGACTGTGGAATCTGTTGTTTCCCATGCTgtattctcaagatgatcttccaaataattttcttTCTTCTCATCGTGTTGGGTTTAGCAGCTCTTGTTGTTTGGTTAATCCTTCGTCCGATTAATCCCTTGAAAGTCCATGTCGAAGAAGTTTCGCTTACTCAATTCAATGTTACGGACAACAACATCCTTCACTACAATCTTGGTGTAACCATAAATCTAAGAAACCCTAACAAGAAAATTGGTGTTTACTATGATGAGATTGAAGCTAGAGCTTTTTACGATGGTCAGCGGTTCGATTCGATCACGATAACACCATTCTATCAAGGTCATAAGAACACAACTATTCTTAAACCAGTTTTCAAAGGGCAGAGACTTTTACCAAACGTACATGGTGAGTACAATAAAGATAAGACTGAAGGGAAGTTCGATATTGAAGTTAAACTCTATCTTAAGATGAGATTCAAGGCCGGTGTTGTTAAGACTTTGAAGTTTAAGCCTAAGATTATGTGTGAGTTTGAAGTTCCTTTGGGTTCTGAGTCCAATCCTGGAGTTGGCTTCACTGCTGAGAAGTGTGAATTTGGTTACAGATTCTAA
- the LOC113296941 gene encoding vacuolar protein sorting-associated protein 51 homolog, whose protein sequence is MAVEDVPPLDDKAKRMRDLLSSFYSPDLSSSSSTMAASAAAAVAKQNSLESINSPSFDPDQYMKLLIHKSNLEGLLQRHVEMAAEIKNLDTDLQMLVYENYNKFISATETIKRMKNNIVGMEVNMEQLLDKIVSVQSKSDVVNTSLFEKREHIEKLHRTRNLLRKVQFIYDLPTRLGKCIKSEAYVDAVKFYTGAMPIFKVYGDSSFQDCKRASEEAMGTIIKNLQAKLMSDSEHIEARTEAVQLLKQLDFPVDSLRTRLLEKLQHFVGDLQLEATAGQTTEVDTEQPIKVGKATVQDFAEAVRAYRVIFPESEEQLTQLARELFSRHSKTIENRIKKKVAPSDILKMLRVIWMDIAVMDEVLPEAALPLYSLEVARDVTRQYVRCAFSHLLQDVSEALMRVHAKPKVGIEEDCLQVALDGSKRVVIQGSMEVLLGFRQLLDDNLEILVKLRDSIVDWVQDGFQQFFKSLDDYFLLISGGSIPTTEDQDSVDATKGEKVLAGLVLVLAQLAVFIEQSAIPRITEEIAASFSGGGVHDNENGPAFVPGEICRTFRAAGEKFLHLYINMKTQKISVLLRKRFTTPNWIKHKEPREVHMFVDLLLQELEAIRNEVKQILPRGHARKHRRSDSNGSTASSRSNPIREDKNVRSNAQRARSQLLETHLAKLFKQKMEIFTKVEYTQESVVSTMVKLCLKSFQEFVRLQSFNRSGFQQIQLDIQFLRTPLKEIAEDEAAIDFLLDEVTVATAERCLDSTPLEPAILDRLIQAKLTRGRDQNNN, encoded by the exons ATGGCGGTCGAAGATGTACCACCGTTAGATGATAAAGCAAAGAGAATGAGAGATTTATTATCAAGCTTTTACTCCCCTgatctttcttcttcatcttctacaaTGGCTgctagtgctgctgctgctgttgctaaaCAAAATTCACTCGAATCTATTAATTCTCCTTCTTTTGATCCAGATCAATACATGAAACTTTTG ATCCATAAATCAAACCTGGAGGGACTTCTTCAAAGACATGTTGAAATGGCTGCCGAAATAAAAAATCTTGACACCGATTTGCAAATGCTAGTATACGAAAACtataacaagtttattagtgcCACCGAAACAATTAAAAG gATGAAAAATAACATTGTCGGAATGGAGGTCAACATGGAGCAGCTTCTCGATAAG ATCGTGTCTGTGCAATCTAAAAGTGACGTGGTCAATACATCTCTTTTCGAAAAGAGAGAACACATTGAGAAATTGCATCGGACGCGCAATCTTCTTCGAAAAGTTCAG TTTATATATGATCTTCCTACTCGACTTGGGAAATGTATCAAATCAGAAGCTTATGTTGATGCCGTGAAGTTTTATACCGGAGCCATGCCAATTTTTAAG GTATATGGTGACTCATCCTTCCAGGATTGCAAGAGAGCATCCGAGGAAGCAATGGGTACAATCATAAAGAATCTTCAG GCAAAGCTTATGTCAGATTCTGAACATATTGAAGCGAGAACAGAAGCTGTACAACTTCTTAAGCAATTGGACTTTCCG GTTGACAGCTTAAGGACAAGACTACTTGAAAAGTTACAGCACTTCGTGGGGGACCTTCAGCTTGAAGCTACTGCGGGGCAGACTACTGAAGTGGATACCGAGCAGCCGATAAAAGTTGGAAAG GCTACGGTACAAGACTTCGCAGAGGCTGTTCGTGCTTATCGGGTAATATTTCCTGAGTCAGAAGAGCAGCTCACTCAGCTTGCAAGAGAATTGTTTAGCAG gCACTCGAAGACCATTGAAAACCGaataaaaaaaaaggttgcaCCGTCAGATATATTGAAAATGCTCC GAGTTATTTGGATGGATATTGCGGTGATGGATGAAGTCTTGCCCGAGGCTGCTCTCCCATTATATTCTCTTGAG GTTGCCAGAGATGTAACGAGGCAATATGTGAGATGCGCATTCTCCCATCTTCTACAAGACGTCTCAG AGGCCCTCATGAGAGTACATGCCAAGCCAAAGGTAGGGATAGAGGAGGATTGCTTGCAGGTTGCCCTGGATGGAAGTAAAAGGGTTGTGATTCAGGGCAGCATGGAAGTCCTACTG GGATTTCGCCAGCTTCTTGATGATAACCTAGAGATATTAGTGAAGTTGAGAGACTCAATCGTCGATTGGGTACAAGATGGTTTCCAACAATTCTTCAAGTCACTTGATGATTACTTCCTTCTTATTTCGGGAGGAAGTATTCCAACTACCGAAGATCAAGATTCAGTAGACGCGACGAAGGGGGAGAAAGTTCTTGCCGGGCTTGTTCTTGTGTTGGCCCAACTTGCTGTTTTCATAGAGCAAAGCGCCATTCCTAGAATTACTGAG GAAATAGCTGCCTCTTTTTCTGGTGGAGGGGTTCACGATAATGAGAATGGACCTGCATTTGTTCCTGGAGAGATCTGTCGCACATTTCGGGCAGCGGGCGAAAAGTTTCTCCATCTA TACATCAATATGAAAACTCAGAAGATATCTGTTCTTCTCAGAAAGAGGTTTACAACACCCAACTGGATCAAG CACAAGGAACCCAGAGAAGTTCATATGTTCGTTGATTTACTTCTTCAAGAG CTGGAAGCCATAAGGAATGAAGTAAAACAGATTTTACCTAGAGGGCACGCCAGAAAACATCGTCGGTCTGACAGCAATGGGAGCACTGCTTCGTCCCGTAGTAATCCAATACGTGAAGATAAAAATGTGCGATCAAATGCCCAACGGGCAAGGAGCCAACTTCTAGAGACCCATCTTGCGAAGTTGTTCAAACAAAAGATGGAAATTTTCACAAAAGTCGAATATACACAG GAATCAGTTGTGTCAACTATGGTGAAACTTTGCCTCAAGAGCTTCCAGGAATTTGTCAGGCTCCAATCTTTCAACCGCAGTGGATTTCAGCAAATTCAATTGGATATTCAGTTCCTAAGAACCCCTTTAAAAGAAATTGCTGAAGATGAAGCTGCCATTGACTTCCTATTGGATGAG GTAACTGTTGCCACAGCTGAGAGGTGTCTGGACTCGACCCCGCTGGAGCCTGCTATCTTGGACAGACTTATACAAGCGAAATTGACCAGGGGCAGAGACCAAAACAACAACTGA